AGCGGATCATTCCAGAACAGGATTGTGACCGCGATCGTCGGCAGGATCGCGAGCAGCGGACGGCCGAGCGCCGCGGCGGTATAGGCCAGAGGTCGTGACACGATCGCCGTCGTTCGAGGCATGCTGATAAGGCACTGGCCCACCACCCCGATCAGCGAGGCGAACAGGATCGCCATTGCCACGCCCGTCCCGCCCCACCAGCGCACCAGCACCAGCGACAAGATGATGCTGGTCACGCCCTCGATCAGGATGGCGGGAATCGTCTTCATGACCTGCCCGACCCCCAATATTGCAATCCGGTAAGGATGGGTGGTCAACCCGACGAACTGAGCCAGCACGAGCAGCGTTGCGGGTAGCCGAACCTGCTCGGCGAGCACCGGCCCGATCCACAAGCGCAGGAAAAACGGGGCGATAATCAGCAACCCCGCCGTGAACAGCGCAAGCGAGACACTTGAAAACCGTGCAAAGCGAAGCAGCAGATTGCCCATCGCTATCGGATCGTTGTCGACGCTGCGCCCCGACAACATCGGCAATGCCGCCGCCAGGATCGCAGCCTGCGGGATCAGCAACATGTTCGCATAGGTAAACGCCAATGAGAAGGCCGGCACGGCGGCAAAATCATAGATGCCGACGATCGGCAATGCCAGCCCGGACATGAGGATGCTCGACATCGTGACGAGCCCCACAGCACCGGAATAGCCCGCGAAATCGCGCACGACCGCCGCCCGCACGGATGCCCATCGCAGTTTCACCGCGCCATGAAACCGAGACCAGAAACGAAGATAGATCAGCGGCGCCATCAGTGTCGTCAGAGCGAAACAAACGGCAAGACTGATCAGCGCGCCGCCAAATATCACCGCCAGGATCATCGCCACGCCATTGGCCAGTTTTGACAGGACGATGGCGACCGTGACGACCTGGTTGCGTTGATAGCCCAAAAACGCGCCCACGATCGTGACGAACGGAAGCGAAACAACCAATGCCCCGACAATGATCACGGCGCTGAGTTGCGCGGTCGGCAGCAACGCACGCGGGATGGATGGGAATACCACCCCCAGCATCGCCGCTGCCACCAGCCCCAGCAGCAGGATGCTGAACGCCAGAATGATCAGGAACGCGAGAATACTCGACAGCGTGACGCTCAGATCCTCGCGATCCTCCCGCGCCACCGATCGGGCGGTGAAACGGGCCACCGTTGTCTGCATGTTGGTGTCGACCGTGGAATAATAGGTGGCGATCTGCAGAAGCAGCATCCAGGTCGCATAGGCGTCGTTCGCCATATGATGAATCAGGAACGGTGGAACGACGAGCAACACCATCCAGTTGATGACATAGCGCGCGAGATTCCACGCTGCATTGGACGCGACCAGGCCTGCGGTGGCATGCGCTTTCGGAGTCACGGCGGTGTTTGCCCCCGGTGGTGGGAGGCGACGTGGAATGTCGTCATTCGGCGAGTCCGATATTGCCGACGAACCGGGCACCGGATGTGTTGCCAAGCTTCAACACGCGCAGCGGTGCCCCCCGGACGATGTTGCCGCTGACTATGCCGCTGCCGCCATCGACCAGACTCAGGCCGAAGCCGCGAACGCCCTTCAGGTGGTTACCGTCGATCAGATATTCGGAATTGCCCGCGCTTTCGATTCCCCCTTCGCACGAGCTGATGCTGTTCTGTCCCAGTCGAACCGATGCACCCTGAACCGATAGGGCGAACCCCTTGGCGCCGGAGACTCGGCACATCGCCACTTCGGCATCCGGACAGTCTTGGATACGAACGCCGTGCTGCCAGGGGCCATCGATCCTGTTGCCAATCAGTTGAACGTCACGGGCATCGGTAACCAGCAGGCCACAGGGAGCGGCTTTTCCCGCAGAACGGGTGATCGTGCAGACATTGTCGGAAATCACGACCCCCGACACATGGCCGCCCGCGCTTCGCACCTGGATGCCGTTAAAGTCACCCGAGGACATATCCACCATGTTGCCCGACACCAGCACGTCGCGCAACGTGACCCCACCTGTGGCGTAGATCAGGATGGCGGCACGGTCCGGCTGCCATTCGGCGCCGGCGCGGCTGTGGCCCACCAAGTCCTGCCGAAACGTGTTGCCGGATACGATCGAATGGTCGCTCGAACCCACCAGCCACAGACCGTCCCATGTCCAACCACGGCCATAGTTGCCGATGACCCGGCAATGGGAAATTCCCTCTATCGAGTAACAGCGCCGGAAGCGACCGGTGCCGTCCGGTGACGGTATCACCATATTGCCGATGATCTCCGAAGCGGCATTGTTGTCGACGCCGGTGGCATCCCGCTCGTAGCCCGGCAATCGTTCGACATCGATGCCGATCCGGCAGTCGTTCGGCACGCCGTTGCGGCCGCTGGCCGCTTCGATCATGTTGCCGATGATCCGGGTACGTGCACCGAAATCGGCAATGCCGTCACCGCGATCCTCGCCCTTTCCTTCGCCGAACCGCCCCGCGCCCAGGACACGGCAATGATTGAAGGCAAAGACATTGTCGTAGAACTCACCGGTCGGCGCGACCCCGACACACATCTGGAAATCGAGCACGGTGCAATTCAACACGCGGTTTCGATGGCCGAAGAGCTCGATACCGAAACTCTGCAACCCTTCCCCCACACCGATACGATCGGGGTTTTCCAGATAGATGCCGTCGATGATGCAATCATCCGCCTCGACCGCCAGCAACGTCTTGTTCACCAGCGCGCCCGCGCGAGCGACAAGGCTTCCGCGCCCGCTGATACGGGTGTTCGCCTGACGGACCGTGATGGTATCGGACACGGCAAATCGGCTGCCGGCCGGCAGGACCAGTTCGCCACCCTGCGCGAGCCAGCGCTGCAAGGCCTCGGTCGCGTCCCGGCGACCGGTGGGGTCCGCCCCATGATCGACGGGTGACGCCCCTTTGGCCGTACCGCCGGTGCCGGTACCGCTTGCCGCAGCAGGTTGAACCGACGCTCCCAACGTACCTATCGTCGTCAGCATCGCGACTTTTTGCAGCATCGCCCGGCGCGCCAAGGGATCGATCATGCGCCACACTCCGATTGAACCATGTCAGCCATGTAAAACCTCGCTATAGAGCCGGTCGAACGCATCAATCTGTCGATTGACCGAAAAGCGGGTCTCGAACGCCTGCCGTGCCCCCTGCCCCAGCGTGCGCAACCTTTCCCGATCGAGCGTCGATAACAGCTTCGCGAACGCATCCGCATCGTTCGCGTCGATCAGGATCCCGGTATCGGGCGTCACGATGTCGCGCATCAACTCGATATCGTTGGCGATGATCGGAAGGCCCGCACGCATCGCCTCCAATGCGATCATCGGCATCCCCTCCCAGCGCGACGGCATCACGAGTGCATCGGCCGCCATCAGATAGGCGGTCAGGTCGCTCCGCGTCGCCCAGCCCAACAATCGGACGTTCGGTGGAACGCCATTGGCGGTCGGATCATAGTCGTCGTCCGCCTCTCCTACGACATGGATGACGACGGCGGGATCGGCGCAGCGTCGTGCCGCCTCAAGCAACAGGTCCAGTCCCTTTTGCCGCGCGAAACGACCGACGAACAGAAGGTGCAGTCCGTTTTCCTCACCCGGCGCGGCGAGGCCACGCGGAACGAACGCCCCGGGTTCGGGGGTCATACCGTTGGCGATCACGCGCAGCTTTTCCGATGACAGACCGAAGGCCAGCGCAAGATCACGCTCCTCATTCGTCTCGTTCACCACCACATCGGTCACGGGCAGCAACATGCGCTCCACCAGCGCATAGGCGCGACGCTTCCATGGTGCGACGTCCATCGCGAATGACCATGCATGGGGGCAATAGATCGTCGGGGTCCGATGGAATCCGAGCCGGAAGGGCGCACGGGTCGCCACGCCCCCGAAGGTGCTGTGAGCGTGGATGATGTCCGGCGAATAATCACGGACGCCATGCCGGACGGCGCGAGCCAGCCTCAGGGTCTTTCCCAAGCGTCCGAGCTGCGCATCCTCGAAGCCACGGCACACCGAATTCGTCGTCGCGCTTAGATACTTCATCTGGCTGGCAGGGGCGATGAGCCGGACATTGTCCCCGCCATAGCGCGCGATCTGAGCCGGGATGACTTCGTCAAGATGCGCGGCCAGCCCGCCCTTGACGATTTCCGTCACATGAAGAATTCTCATGCAGCCCTCAGAATAGCTTGGTTGTGCGATTGATCAGCAGGACGACGCGGTCGCCGGGGCCGCGTCGATGAGGCCGATCGCGACGGCATAATCGCGGATGCCCTGCGCCAGCGGTCTGGATCGATGCAATCCCATGCCGCGCAGCCGATCGATGGCCAGCACCAGTCGCGGCACGTCTACGGCGCGCGGAGGACGAAAAGAAAGCGGTATCTCGCGCCCGGTCACCTGCTCCACGATCCGGACGACGTCGAGCAGCGAATGCCCCTCCCCGCTGCCGGCATTCACCGTTCCTTCGTAGCCACGACCGATCAGTGCGCAGGTGGTGGCGGTGAGGTCATCGATATGAATATAATCGCGGACGCTGGAACCATCGCCCCATACCTCCAGTCCGCGTTGTTCGGCGATGCGCCCGAACAGCACCGACACCAGTCCCTGCGCGCCGTTCAGAGCCTGATGCGGTCCATAGGGGTTGGACGGCCGGACGATCAGGCTCCGCAACCCGCGCGTACGTTGCAGGAAACGCAGATGCGTTTCCATCTCCAACTTGGACCGGCCATAAAAGCTGATCGGTTCACATGGATCGGCCTCTTCGGCATGATCGCCGGAGGGCATGCCATAGACCGTGCCGCCAGACGAGAAATACACCAGCCGGGTGCCAAGCTCTGCCAGCGCGTCCGCCAGGCGCAATGCCGGGGTCAACACCGTTTCGCGCTCCACCAGATAGTCGGCAAGCGTACTGGAAGGTTTCATGCCCGACACGAGGTGAACCACCGTATCGATCCGCTCCCTCGTGATCAGTGCGACGAGATCCTCCACATCACCCAGCCCGATCGCCACCGGCCGGGCACCGGCCGCCACCCGATCAGGCTGAGTCCTACGACCAGCGACCAGAACGTCATGCCCCGACGCGATCAGAGCATGCGAAAGATTGACGCCGATGAATCCCGTTCCACCCAATAGCAATAGTCTTTGCGGCCTATCGTTCGGGGGCATGGCAGGCGTCTTTTCAATCAGTATCATACGCCGCCTATGTTGAAACGGAAACGCAAAGGGGCGCTACCGGCCTCGTCTTAAAATGTGCCATGCACCGTCCCAATCCTGCCTGCGCGCGACGGGCGCTCCGGCCGTGATGTGGCCGGCATGCCGCCACCGCCCGGTGTCGACATCAGCGACGCCTGCCACAGTCGGTCCCACATCGCCAGGCTGGGAGCGAGGAACAACAGCGCCGTGCTGAGGTGTCGGAGATAGCTGCCCAAATCCGGTTCGAAAATGTTCAACACCAACATATGGGCGCAGAACAGCGCCGCTGGCCAACTGACGCGCGAATTGCCACTGCGAAGGCCGCGGATCATGAGCAGGACATAGACGCCCAGCATGACGAACAGATAGGCTTCCTTTGGGCCACCGCCGACGAAAATGGGAAAATTAAGGCGCCATGCCGCGTAGAAATAGTTTACAGGAAAAGTTCGGAGTCCATCTGGCTGAACCAAATTCATGAACGCGGTACGATTACCCTGCCCGCCAAGTCGTGTATAATTCACGATATCCCGCTGCATTTGCAGTGTTTCGTACAAACTGTCGGGGATCAGCATCGCAGCGAGAGGCACGACGGCCAATATGACGATGCGCCAGCGCCAATCTACCTTCAGCAAAAGGAGGAGACCAAGCCAAACCGCAAAGATAATGATAAAATACTGTCGAAATATGACGGCATATAACAGATACAATACGCCAGTCAGCCCGATACGAATAATTGGCCTTCGTTGAAGGCTGGTCAGGATCAGCGTGCTGCCGATGATCACCGGAGTAACGAAAGTATCCTTGGTAAATAGGGGCAGGTAGAGCAGCCATGCGGGTACCAGGCAGGCCAGCGCTAGTATTAGCGTACGTGGCATCCGCAGCCACCACAACAACAAGCCGATCGTCACGACGCCGAAAACGATCAGCATCGCCAAGCGTATCGCTTCATTGGTGTGAGCATAGATGAGCGATACAGCGGCATAGCCGTCGAACGTCTCGGCAGAGGCCGTCATCGATGACATTTTGGCAACGGTCTCGGCATCGTTCCCCTGACTGGGGAGGATCGCCGCCAGCACCGTTTGCGCCAGGAATACGAACACGACGAACGCCAAGCAGGTCACGATGATGGTCAGGTTGCGCAGCCCCGTGGAAGGACGCTTAAACATCCGCCAGCGCCCGGCAGAGCGCTTGGTCGCCATCCTTCATCATTTCACTGAAATGCACGATACGCATGCGGCTTTCCAAACACCTTCACTGTCGACCGAGGACCTTGGGAGTCTCACGCGGCACAGGCAGTTAGCCATTCCATCCGCATTTCGCAATCGACCGCCGGGTGGGGCAAGACAGCTACTTTCGTTGCCTTGCCCAAACTGTTAAGGCCGGCACTGTTTGATTTCAGTCCGCAGGTGAATAATGAAGGTACTTGTCCTGGCCCCCCTGGTCCGGATTGCGATGCGGCTGTATCTTGAATGCCTGCTCGACGACGCCAAAGCGGCCGGGGCCGAGGTGACGGTGATCGCGCCCAGCCATGTCGATGTGGCAACGGATTATCCCATCGTCCGGATCGGAGGTGGTGGCAAGTTTTCCACCGCCTGGGCGCAGGTGAACCCGCTCACCTTCCTGCGTATCGCCTGGACGATGCTGCGCGGGCGCTTTGACATGTTGCATGTCATCAATGGTGAAAACCGTCCCCTGGTGGTCTGGGCGATGCTCTGGGCGCGATTGCTAGGGATGCGCGGTGTCGTGACCATTCACGATCCCCTGCCCCACCCCTGCGCCAAGCTGGAAGTTGCCACCTATAAGGTCGGGTTGCTGTCTCGTCGGCTCGCCAGCGAACTGAACATACACGACAAGGCCCATGTCGATATAGTAGCGGACGGTTCCGACCGTCCGATCCATGTTTTTCCGTTGCCCGATCTGGCGAAATCCTTTGGCCGTCCCGAGACGCTGCAGAAGGTACAGGAGGTGCTCTTCTTCGGCCGGATGGAGCCCTATAAGGGGATCGACAATTTCGTCGAACTGGGATTGCGGATGCGGGGCGAAGCCCGGTTCATCCTGGCGGGCAAGGGCAATGTTCCCGACACGTTGCTCAAAACAATGGCCGAGCACCCGGACATCTTCACCGTCGAGCATCGCCATGTCACCGACGAAGAGATGATCGCGATGATGGACCGGGCGAAGGTGGCGCTGTTGCCCTATCATTCCGCCACGCAGTCGGGCGTGCCGCCCGTCGCGGCGGCTCGCGGCGCGCTGCCGGTGGGCTTTGCGGTCGGTGGCCTCGTGAACCAGCTGCCCGCCCTGGGCGGCATCGCCGTCCCTCCAGGGGATCTCGACGCGCTCGAAGCGGCCGTCCGGACGGGGCTGGCGATGGACGAGGCGGCGCTACAAAGA
This portion of the Sphingomonas sanguinis genome encodes:
- a CDS encoding right-handed parallel beta-helix repeat-containing protein, which translates into the protein MIDPLARRAMLQKVAMLTTIGTLGASVQPAAASGTGTGGTAKGASPVDHGADPTGRRDATEALQRWLAQGGELVLPAGSRFAVSDTITVRQANTRISGRGSLVARAGALVNKTLLAVEADDCIIDGIYLENPDRIGVGEGLQSFGIELFGHRNRVLNCTVLDFQMCVGVAPTGEFYDNVFAFNHCRVLGAGRFGEGKGEDRGDGIADFGARTRIIGNMIEAASGRNGVPNDCRIGIDVERLPGYERDATGVDNNAASEIIGNMVIPSPDGTGRFRRCYSIEGISHCRVIGNYGRGWTWDGLWLVGSSDHSIVSGNTFRQDLVGHSRAGAEWQPDRAAILIYATGGVTLRDVLVSGNMVDMSSGDFNGIQVRSAGGHVSGVVISDNVCTITRSAGKAAPCGLLVTDARDVQLIGNRIDGPWQHGVRIQDCPDAEVAMCRVSGAKGFALSVQGASVRLGQNSISSCEGGIESAGNSEYLIDGNHLKGVRGFGLSLVDGGSGIVSGNIVRGAPLRVLKLGNTSGARFVGNIGLAE
- a CDS encoding NAD-dependent epimerase/dehydratase family protein — translated: MILIEKTPAMPPNDRPQRLLLLGGTGFIGVNLSHALIASGHDVLVAGRRTQPDRVAAGARPVAIGLGDVEDLVALITRERIDTVVHLVSGMKPSSTLADYLVERETVLTPALRLADALAELGTRLVYFSSGGTVYGMPSGDHAEEADPCEPISFYGRSKLEMETHLRFLQRTRGLRSLIVRPSNPYGPHQALNGAQGLVSVLFGRIAEQRGLEVWGDGSSVRDYIHIDDLTATTCALIGRGYEGTVNAGSGEGHSLLDVVRIVEQVTGREIPLSFRPPRAVDVPRLVLAIDRLRGMGLHRSRPLAQGIRDYAVAIGLIDAAPATASSC
- a CDS encoding glycosyltransferase, with the translated sequence MKVLVLAPLVRIAMRLYLECLLDDAKAAGAEVTVIAPSHVDVATDYPIVRIGGGGKFSTAWAQVNPLTFLRIAWTMLRGRFDMLHVINGENRPLVVWAMLWARLLGMRGVVTIHDPLPHPCAKLEVATYKVGLLSRRLASELNIHDKAHVDIVADGSDRPIHVFPLPDLAKSFGRPETLQKVQEVLFFGRMEPYKGIDNFVELGLRMRGEARFILAGKGNVPDTLLKTMAEHPDIFTVEHRHVTDEEMIAMMDRAKVALLPYHSATQSGVPPVAAARGALPVGFAVGGLVNQLPALGGIAVPPGDLDALEAAVRTGLAMDEAALQRLTEQPDPFKTAIARLYTRPASGITPITPVVIA
- a CDS encoding glycosyltransferase — its product is MRILHVTEIVKGGLAAHLDEVIPAQIARYGGDNVRLIAPASQMKYLSATTNSVCRGFEDAQLGRLGKTLRLARAVRHGVRDYSPDIIHAHSTFGGVATRAPFRLGFHRTPTIYCPHAWSFAMDVAPWKRRAYALVERMLLPVTDVVVNETNEERDLALAFGLSSEKLRVIANGMTPEPGAFVPRGLAAPGEENGLHLLFVGRFARQKGLDLLLEAARRCADPAVVIHVVGEADDDYDPTANGVPPNVRLLGWATRSDLTAYLMAADALVMPSRWEGMPMIALEAMRAGLPIIANDIELMRDIVTPDTGILIDANDADAFAKLLSTLDRERLRTLGQGARQAFETRFSVNRQIDAFDRLYSEVLHG